In Epinephelus fuscoguttatus linkage group LG15, E.fuscoguttatus.final_Chr_v1, a genomic segment contains:
- the elovl1a gene encoding elongation of very long chain fatty acids protein 1a encodes MLREAVSKIVELHSYVLLRTDARVKDYPLMQHPVQMTSILLGYIFLSVYVGPRIMANRKPFHLNTAMIVYNASMVLLNAYIVYEFMMSGWGTTYTWRCDLIDTSTSPQALRMIRVSWMFYFSKYIELLDTLFFVLRKKQSQITFLHVFHHSFMPWSWWWGITLTPVGGMGSFHAMVNATVHVIMYFYYLLSAAGPRFQKYLWWKKYMTAIQLTQFVLVSVHISQYYFMEKCDYQVPLWIHLIWLHGFTFFCLFSNFWIQAYIKGKRLPASQKKPTQNGSTSEAVTVVANGKHVGNGNAHHYTNGKIVLGKVKEI; translated from the exons ATGCTGCGAGAAGCCGTGTCAAAAATTGTAGAGCTCCACAGTTATGTTTTATTGAGGACTG ATGCCCGAGTCAAAGACTACCCACTGATGCAGCACCCTGTACAGATGACCAGCATCCTGTTGGGCTACATCTTTCTCTCAGTGTATGTTGGACCCCGCATCATGGCGAACCGCAAGCCCTTCCATCTCAACACAGCCATGATTGTGTACAATGCAAGCATGGTTTTACTGAATGCCTACATAGTGTATGag TTCATGATGTCTGGATGGGGCACCACCTACACGTGGAGGTGTGACCTCATCGACACGTCAACCAGCCCACAGGCTCTCCGG ATGATTCGAGTGTcttggatgttttatttttcaaaatacatcGAACTCCTTGACACA CTATTCTTTGTGCTGAGGAAGAAACAAAGCCAGATCACCTTTCTCCATGTATTCCATCACTCCTTCATGCCCTGGTCGTGGTGGTGGGGCATCACTCTGACTCCTG TCGGAGGAATGGGCTCCTTCCATGCCATGGTGAACGCAACCGTCCACGTCATCATGTACTTTTACTATCTTCTCTCTGCTGCGGGACCTCGCTTCCAGAAATACctgtggtggaagaagtacatGACTGCCATTCAGCTT ACGCAGTTTGTTCTGGTCTCCGTTCACATCAGCCAGTACTACTTCATGGAAAAGTGTGACTACCAGGTTCCCCTGTGGATCCACTTGATTTGGCTGCATGGCTTCACCTTCTTCTGCCTCTTCTCCAACTTTTGGATACAGGCCTACATAAAGGGAAAGCGTCTTCCTGCCTCACAGAAAAAGCCAACACAGAACGGCTCGACCAGTGAAGCAGTCACTGTGGTGGCCAATGGGAAACACGTAGGGAATGGGAATGCGCACCACTACACCAATGGCAAAATTGTCCTGGGCAAAGTAAAGGAAATCTGA
- the cdc20 gene encoding cell division cycle protein 20 homolog isoform X1, which produces MAQFGFENDIHSILKLDMPITNAPMARWQRKASSSNTSAGLSPGKPANVSLSSSRTPSKTPGKSKKQTPSKMGGDRFIPVRNSKQMDVASFLLSKENEPADANTSAGSSESQKAWSMSLNGYNIEDAKILHLGGKPLNAPEGYQNNLKVLYSQGTTPASVKKTRYISSTPDRILDAPELRNDFYLNLLDWSSRNVLAVALHNSVYLWDATQGDITLLMKLEREEDYICSLSWTKEGNYLAIGTSDCKVQLWDVDNQKRLRSMASHTARVGSLSWNDHILSRYSTAFLIQKVKYDSSGLFLLDLNVFLSLSLSGSRSGHIHHHDVRVADHHIFTLAGHSQEVCGLKWSPDGRYLASGGNDNIVYVWPSVQNSGPQQSVHCWSEHQGAVKALAWCPWQPNILASGGGTSDRHIRIWNVNSGSCISSLDTQSQISSLVFAPNYKELVSAHGYAHNNVVIWKYPALTKVAELNGHEDRVLSLSLSPDCSTVVTVAGDETIRLWKSFEIDPIKKKAKERLVKSTSSVIHQSIR; this is translated from the exons ATGGCGCAGTTTGGGTTTGAGAACGACATCCACAGCATCTTGAAGCTGGACATGCCCATCACAAACGCTCCCATGGCGAGGTGGCAGAGAAAGGCCAGCTCATCCAACACATCCGCCGGGTTGTCTCCTGGTAAACCTGCCAATGTGTCGCTCAGCTCATCCAGAACACCGAGCAAAACACCAG GCAAAAGTAAAAAGCAGACTCCCTCTAAGATGGGGGGCGACCGCTTCATTCCAGTCAGAAACAGCAAACAAATGGATGTGGCAAGTTTCCTGCTCTCAAAGGAGAATGAGCCTGCAGACGCCAACACTTCAGCAGGATCATCA gaaAGCCAGAAAGCCTGGTCTATGTCCCTAAATGGCTACAACATTGAAGATGCAAAGATCCTGCACCTTGGAGGGAAGCCGCTGAATGCTCCAGAAG GCTATCAAAACAACTTGAAGGTTCTCTACAGTCAGGGTACAACTCCTGCCTCTGTCAAAAAGACAAGATACATATCTTCAACTCCAGACAGAATCTTGGATGCTCCTGAGCTTCGAAATGATTTCT ATTTGAATCTGCTTGACTGGAGCAGCCGAAATGTTCTTGCTGTTGCGCTTCATAACAGTGTTTACCTGTGGGATGCAACTCAAGGAGACATCACTCTTCTCATGAAGTTGGAGCGTGAGGAGGACTACATCTGCTCACTGTCCTGGACCAAGGAGGGGAACTACCTAGCTATCGGCACCAGTGACTGCAAAGTTCAG ttgtGGGATGTTGACAATCAGAAGCGTCTACGCAGCATGGCCAGTCATACAGCTAGAGTTGGTAGCCTGAGCTGGAACGACCACATTCTCTccaggtacagtacagcattCCTCatacaaaaagtaaaatacGATTccagtggtttgtttttgttggacctaaatgtgtttctctctctctctcttagtGGCTCAAGATCAGGACACATCCACCACCATGATGTGAGGGTGGCAGACCACCACATCTTCACCCTCGCTGGTCACTCACAGGAGGTGTGTGGACTAAAGTGGTCCCCTGATGGGCGTTACCTGGCCAGCGGAGGCAATGACAACATAGTTTACGTATGGCCCAGTGTGCAGAACAGCGGCCCCCAGCAGTCAGTCCACTGCTGGAGTGAACACCAAGGAGCTGTCAAG GCTCTGGCCTGGTGTCCGTGGCAGCCAAATATCCTTGCATCTGGAGGAGGTACCAGTGACCGTCACATCCGCATCTGGAATGTAAACAGTGGCTCCTGCATCAGTTCACTTGACACTCAGTCCCAG atcTCGTCACTGGTGTTTGCACCCAACTACAAGGAGCTGGTCTCTGCCCATGGATATGCCCACAACAATGTCGTAATCTGGAAGTACCCTGCTCTCACCAAGGTTGCAGAACTCAACG gccACGAGGACAGAGTTCTCAGTTTGAGTCTGAGCCCAGACTGCTCTACCGTTGTGACTGTCGCTGGAGATGAGACGATCCGTCTGTGGAAGAGCTTTGAAATAGATCCCATTAAGAAGAAGGCCAAAGAGAGGCTAGTCAAATCAACGAGCAGCGTCATTCATCAGTCAATCAGATGA
- the cdc20 gene encoding cell division cycle protein 20 homolog isoform X2, with product MAQFGFENDIHSILKLDMPITNAPMARWQRKASSSNTSAGLSPGKPANVSLSSSRTPSKTPGKSKKQTPSKMGGDRFIPVRNSKQMDVASFLLSKENEPADANTSAGSSESQKAWSMSLNGYNIEDAKILHLGGKPLNAPEGYQNNLKVLYSQGTTPASVKKTRYISSTPDRILDAPELRNDFYLNLLDWSSRNVLAVALHNSVYLWDATQGDITLLMKLEREEDYICSLSWTKEGNYLAIGTSDCKVQLWDVDNQKRLRSMASHTARVGSLSWNDHILSSGSRSGHIHHHDVRVADHHIFTLAGHSQEVCGLKWSPDGRYLASGGNDNIVYVWPSVQNSGPQQSVHCWSEHQGAVKALAWCPWQPNILASGGGTSDRHIRIWNVNSGSCISSLDTQSQISSLVFAPNYKELVSAHGYAHNNVVIWKYPALTKVAELNGHEDRVLSLSLSPDCSTVVTVAGDETIRLWKSFEIDPIKKKAKERLVKSTSSVIHQSIR from the exons ATGGCGCAGTTTGGGTTTGAGAACGACATCCACAGCATCTTGAAGCTGGACATGCCCATCACAAACGCTCCCATGGCGAGGTGGCAGAGAAAGGCCAGCTCATCCAACACATCCGCCGGGTTGTCTCCTGGTAAACCTGCCAATGTGTCGCTCAGCTCATCCAGAACACCGAGCAAAACACCAG GCAAAAGTAAAAAGCAGACTCCCTCTAAGATGGGGGGCGACCGCTTCATTCCAGTCAGAAACAGCAAACAAATGGATGTGGCAAGTTTCCTGCTCTCAAAGGAGAATGAGCCTGCAGACGCCAACACTTCAGCAGGATCATCA gaaAGCCAGAAAGCCTGGTCTATGTCCCTAAATGGCTACAACATTGAAGATGCAAAGATCCTGCACCTTGGAGGGAAGCCGCTGAATGCTCCAGAAG GCTATCAAAACAACTTGAAGGTTCTCTACAGTCAGGGTACAACTCCTGCCTCTGTCAAAAAGACAAGATACATATCTTCAACTCCAGACAGAATCTTGGATGCTCCTGAGCTTCGAAATGATTTCT ATTTGAATCTGCTTGACTGGAGCAGCCGAAATGTTCTTGCTGTTGCGCTTCATAACAGTGTTTACCTGTGGGATGCAACTCAAGGAGACATCACTCTTCTCATGAAGTTGGAGCGTGAGGAGGACTACATCTGCTCACTGTCCTGGACCAAGGAGGGGAACTACCTAGCTATCGGCACCAGTGACTGCAAAGTTCAG ttgtGGGATGTTGACAATCAGAAGCGTCTACGCAGCATGGCCAGTCATACAGCTAGAGTTGGTAGCCTGAGCTGGAACGACCACATTCTCTccag tGGCTCAAGATCAGGACACATCCACCACCATGATGTGAGGGTGGCAGACCACCACATCTTCACCCTCGCTGGTCACTCACAGGAGGTGTGTGGACTAAAGTGGTCCCCTGATGGGCGTTACCTGGCCAGCGGAGGCAATGACAACATAGTTTACGTATGGCCCAGTGTGCAGAACAGCGGCCCCCAGCAGTCAGTCCACTGCTGGAGTGAACACCAAGGAGCTGTCAAG GCTCTGGCCTGGTGTCCGTGGCAGCCAAATATCCTTGCATCTGGAGGAGGTACCAGTGACCGTCACATCCGCATCTGGAATGTAAACAGTGGCTCCTGCATCAGTTCACTTGACACTCAGTCCCAG atcTCGTCACTGGTGTTTGCACCCAACTACAAGGAGCTGGTCTCTGCCCATGGATATGCCCACAACAATGTCGTAATCTGGAAGTACCCTGCTCTCACCAAGGTTGCAGAACTCAACG gccACGAGGACAGAGTTCTCAGTTTGAGTCTGAGCCCAGACTGCTCTACCGTTGTGACTGTCGCTGGAGATGAGACGATCCGTCTGTGGAAGAGCTTTGAAATAGATCCCATTAAGAAGAAGGCCAAAGAGAGGCTAGTCAAATCAACGAGCAGCGTCATTCATCAGTCAATCAGATGA